The stretch of DNA CGCTCGGTGGGCAGAACAATCTGCGTGGGTTCGGGTTGGACCGATACATCGACAAACATCTGATTGCCTTCAGTATCGAGGAACGGATCCATCTCCTGCGGACGAAGCTGGCCGGGGTGACGGCGGATTTCGAAGTGGCTCCGTTTCTCGACACGGGTCAGGTATTCAACTCGTTCAAAGACGTCAGCTTCCAGGATTATCGGATGACGCCCGGGTTGGGGTTTCGCGCCATCGTTCGCCCCAATGTCGTCGGCCGAGTAGATTACGGATACAGTCGTGAGGGTGGCGCGGTCTTCGCAGGGTTAGACTTCCCCTATTAAGTGTTACTGAGTGGACGGCCGAGAGTATTCATGCGGCAGGTGATCTATTGCTTCTTCGTGGTGATGTCCCTGTGTGGCCTCCCGTTCTCCGCTGGAGCGGAAGGATTCGGTCCGTTTCCGGTCAGAAACTTTCAAGCGCTGGATCAACTGGTGCTGGCCATGCCGGGCGAGCGGGCCGCGGTTTTGAAAAAGGGCGATTTCGATGTGCGGTTGGAAGTGGCGAATACGGCCAGTATTGCCAGGGACCAGGAGGAACAGGCCGATGTCTCGATGAAATTCGAAACCGTACGAACTGGCCTCTTCCTTCGGTACGGTCTGACGGATCGATTGGAGATCGGCGCAGAAATTCCCGCCTATCATCGGTACGGTGGTTTTATGGAGGGCCCGATCGTCGGGGTGGAGCGGGGCACGACCGGGGTGTCGCCGCCACGAAAGGCGCTGCAGGATGTCGGGTATGCCTTCAATCTAGCCAATGGAGGCCGCACGCTGTTCAGGGGGACAGAGGGGGCCACCGGGTTGGGGGATATTTCATTTTACGGCAAGTATCAGATTCTGAAGGAAACATCGATCGCCCCGGCCTTGTCGGTGCGTGTCGGGGTCAAAGCCCCGACTGGAGATACCGACCAGGTGTTCGGCAGCGGGCATCCTGACGTCGGCATCGGCTTGGCGCTGGATAAGAAGTTCGCAGAAAGATGGATCCTCTATGCGAACCTGAATGGAGTGTTTCCCATGGGGCGGATTGCCGGGTTGGGACTCCAGCCGGTGATGAGCGGGTTGGTCGCCGTGGAATATCTCTGGACGGAAAAGTTTTCGATCACGGCACAGTTCGATTATTATTCCCCGCCGTTTCACGGGACCGGAACGCGAGTTTTGGATAAGGGCGTGACGGAGTCGGTGCTGGGGGTGAGTTATCGAGTCCTTCCCGGTCTGCTGTGGCAGTTGTACGGAGTAGAGAATCTCGATTTTATTACCGGGAGTGCGGCGGATTTTACCCTGTCCACGGTCCTCACCTACCGGTTTCGATCGTAACCGGGGGTGTCCCGTTCTTGTCCCGAGGGAATGCGAAATCTTGACACCGGCGATGCCATATGTGAGGATGAGCCGATTGTACGAAACTTCTTCGCTGCTTCGTCGCAACCTTCTCTATACGGCTTGTTCCCACTGAATGAATACCTGCGTCCAATTGTCATCATTTGACAAGGAGATTGTGCAATGTCTCTGTTGAAAAATATCCACAGTCCCGCTGATTTGAAACGCCTCTCCCCTGAGCAGTTTCCCGAACTGTGCCAGGAGATCCGTGAACAGATCTTGACGGTGGTTTCGAATGTCGGGGGGCATCTGGCCTCCAATCTGGGCGTCGTGGAGTTGACGGTCGCGCTGCAATATCTCCTAGATACGCCGAAGGACAAGATTGTGTGGGATACCAGCAATCAAGCCTATACTCACAAACTGCTGACCGGCCGACGGGAGCAGTTCCATACGCTCCGGCAGTACGGCGGGCTGAGCGGGTTTTGCAAGCGTGAAGAGAGTGTCTACGACACCTTTAATGCCGGACATGCCGGTACGGGGGTTTCCGCGGCATTCGGCATGGTGGAGGCGCGCGAGCAGCGGAACGAAAAACACAAAGTGGTGTGCGTGGTCGGTGACGGTGCCATGACGGCCGGGATGACCCTCGAAGGGTTGCATCATGCCGGCGGGACCAATAAGGATTTCATCGTTGTCCTGAACGATAACCAGATGTCCATCTCGAAGAACGTCGGCGCCATTTCGGCGTATCTGAACCGGACCTTCACCGGCGAATTCTACGCCCGCATGCGTGAGGAAACCGGCCAGCTGTTGCGCAAGATCCCGCACATCGGTCTCGAAGTACAGAAAATCGCGCGACGGGCTGAGGAATTGGCCAAGGGTGCGATACTTCCGGGCTTGCTGTTTGAGGAACTCGGCTTCCAGTACGCCGGGCCGATCGACGGACATAACTTCGAACACCTGCTGCCGACCTTAGAGAATGTGCTGAAGATGAAGGGCCCGGTCCTCCTGCATGTGATTACGAAGAAGGGATTGGGCTATCAGGCAGCCATGGATAATCCGGTCTGGTTCCATGCCTGTCCGCCGTTTGTGCGTGAAACGGGCGTGCCGGCCAAAAAAGCATCGCGGCCCAGCTATACCAGCATGGCGGTTGATGCCTTGATCAAGGTCGCCCACCAGGATAAACGGGTCGTGGCCATTACCGCGGCCATGTGCGAAGGCACGGGGCTCAATGCGTTTGAAAAAGTGTTCCCGGATCGGATTTATGACGTGGGGATCGCCGAGCAGCATGCCGTTACATTTGCCGCCGGGATGGCGACGCAGGGTATGAAGCCGGTGGTCGCGCTCTATTCCACCTTCTTGCAGCGGGCCTATGACCAGGTGGTGCACGATGTGGCCACCCAGAATTTGCCCGTGACCTTCTGCATCGACCGGGGCGGTCTCGTGGCTGAGGACGGCACGACGCACCATGGCGCGTTCGATTTTGCCTTTCTCCGGCATGTGCCGAACATGGTCGTGGCAGCACCCAAGGATGAAAACGAGCTGCAGCACATGATGAAGACGTGTGTCAGCTACGATGGGCCCGCCTCGGTGCGTTATGCGCGAGGCGTGAGTCTTGGGGTGCCGATGGATCCCGAACCGACCGCGCTACCGATCGGAAAGGGCGAGTTGCTCCGGGAAGGGACGGATGTCGCCATTGTGGCCATCGGTGTGACTGTCTGGCCCGCCATGAAGGCGGCGGAACGGTTGGCGCAGGAGGGCATCTCCGCTGCGGTAGTCAACGCCCGTTTCGTGAAGCCGCTGGACACGGAGCTGATCATCAAGACGGCGAAGAAGGTGCGCTGCCTGGTGACCGTCGAAGAGGGGTGTAAGATGGGTGGGTTCGGTTCCGCTGTCTTGGAAGCCCTCTCCGAAGAAGGTGTCACGAACCTGAGAACGAAGATGATCGGATTGCCCGATTGGTACATCGAGCAGGGCCCGCAAGACCTGCTGCGCGAACGGTATGGCCTGACGGCAGACGGAATTTACAACAGCGTGAAGGCGTTGTTCGGAGCCGGCGTGGCTACGGATGATGCCGCTCGTTTGGCATCGCTGGTGGGCAGTCTTCCCCACGGCGACGAGCAGGGCAGCTAGTTGAGGGTGGAGCGCAGCTAAACAGGACACCAACTGGGACGCGGATGCATATCACGAGAAAAAAGACGCGGCAGATTCAGGCAGGATCGGTAAAGATCGGCGGAGATGCGCCGATTTCAGTCCAGTCGATGTGCTCGACGGACACGCGTGATGTGACGGCCACGGTGGCCCAGATTCGTCAGCTGGAAGAGGCCGGATGTGAAATCATTCGAGTCGCCGTTCCTGATGATGAGGCCGCCGCCGCGCTTCCGCAGATCAAGGCCGCCATGACGGTCCCGTTGATCGCGGATATTCATTTCGACCATCGTCTCGCGCTCAAGGCCGCTGAGGTCGTCGATTGTGTCCGCATCAATCCAGGCAACATCGGCGCCTGGTGGAAGGTGCAGGACGTGATTAAAGCGGTGAATGAGCGGGGCATTCCGTTGCGCGTCGGCGTGAACGGAGGCTCGCTCGAACGCCCGTTGTTAGATAAATACGGCTGGCCTTCCCCGGAAGCCCTGTCGGAATCGGCCTTGAACGCCGTACATGCGTTGGAAGATGAAGGCTTCACCAATATGAAGGTGTCGCTCAAGGCCTCTGACGTGCACCATGCCATCGACGCGTACTATTTGTTCTCTACTCAGTCGAACTATCCCTTGCATATCGGGATCACGGAAGCCGGCACGGCCATGACGGGTGCGGTCAAGTCTGCGATCGGCCTCGGATGGCTGCTCTCGCAGGGCATCGGCGATACTTTGAGGGTGTCGTTGGCGGCTGATCCGGTGGAAGAAGTCAAAGTCGGATTCGAGATTCTCAAGTCGCTGGAGTTGCGCCATCGTGGCATCAATGTGATTGCGTGCCCGACCTGCGGCCGGGTTGAGATCGATGTAGTCCGGATGGCGAATGAGCTGGAAAAGAAGCTGGGCCATATCAAGACGCCGCTGAACGTTTCGGTGCTGGGGTGTGTGGTGAACG from Nitrospira sp. encodes:
- a CDS encoding DUF3187 family protein — translated: MRQVIYCFFVVMSLCGLPFSAGAEGFGPFPVRNFQALDQLVLAMPGERAAVLKKGDFDVRLEVANTASIARDQEEQADVSMKFETVRTGLFLRYGLTDRLEIGAEIPAYHRYGGFMEGPIVGVERGTTGVSPPRKALQDVGYAFNLANGGRTLFRGTEGATGLGDISFYGKYQILKETSIAPALSVRVGVKAPTGDTDQVFGSGHPDVGIGLALDKKFAERWILYANLNGVFPMGRIAGLGLQPVMSGLVAVEYLWTEKFSITAQFDYYSPPFHGTGTRVLDKGVTESVLGVSYRVLPGLLWQLYGVENLDFITGSAADFTLSTVLTYRFRS
- the dxs gene encoding 1-deoxy-D-xylulose-5-phosphate synthase; amino-acid sequence: MSLLKNIHSPADLKRLSPEQFPELCQEIREQILTVVSNVGGHLASNLGVVELTVALQYLLDTPKDKIVWDTSNQAYTHKLLTGRREQFHTLRQYGGLSGFCKREESVYDTFNAGHAGTGVSAAFGMVEAREQRNEKHKVVCVVGDGAMTAGMTLEGLHHAGGTNKDFIVVLNDNQMSISKNVGAISAYLNRTFTGEFYARMREETGQLLRKIPHIGLEVQKIARRAEELAKGAILPGLLFEELGFQYAGPIDGHNFEHLLPTLENVLKMKGPVLLHVITKKGLGYQAAMDNPVWFHACPPFVRETGVPAKKASRPSYTSMAVDALIKVAHQDKRVVAITAAMCEGTGLNAFEKVFPDRIYDVGIAEQHAVTFAAGMATQGMKPVVALYSTFLQRAYDQVVHDVATQNLPVTFCIDRGGLVAEDGTTHHGAFDFAFLRHVPNMVVAAPKDENELQHMMKTCVSYDGPASVRYARGVSLGVPMDPEPTALPIGKGELLREGTDVAIVAIGVTVWPAMKAAERLAQEGISAAVVNARFVKPLDTELIIKTAKKVRCLVTVEEGCKMGGFGSAVLEALSEEGVTNLRTKMIGLPDWYIEQGPQDLLRERYGLTADGIYNSVKALFGAGVATDDAARLASLVGSLPHGDEQGS
- the ispG gene encoding flavodoxin-dependent (E)-4-hydroxy-3-methylbut-2-enyl-diphosphate synthase, with amino-acid sequence MHITRKKTRQIQAGSVKIGGDAPISVQSMCSTDTRDVTATVAQIRQLEEAGCEIIRVAVPDDEAAAALPQIKAAMTVPLIADIHFDHRLALKAAEVVDCVRINPGNIGAWWKVQDVIKAVNERGIPLRVGVNGGSLERPLLDKYGWPSPEALSESALNAVHALEDEGFTNMKVSLKASDVHHAIDAYYLFSTQSNYPLHIGITEAGTAMTGAVKSAIGLGWLLSQGIGDTLRVSLAADPVEEVKVGFEILKSLELRHRGINVIACPTCGRVEIDVVRMANELEKKLGHIKTPLNVSVLGCVVNGIGEGKEADIGIAGGEGKGILFKKGKLMRKVPLEELMDTLIREVELLAKEKEAEAAGVSGEAAAASDGQAEPGWELIGHAADEHSTIVRDIPVLPTKH